A genome region from Natronobeatus ordinarius includes the following:
- a CDS encoding ParB/RepB/Spo0J family partition protein, whose protein sequence is MQKLLRRALHVYRNEGLISTIEKSARFVPRYVRHVLGTKGLYGSPRYRKLLCWWNSRPYSAVADPFKIVRVDPTEITHVTGRGPNPGRFQWQDLGTVQGGDWDQSDERVEDLPVVQALRQRFEDGKEWEDIEFIQHVLEQAERGHVIWRGCASEEDVWEACTRVDRLYERIRDQGYRSKQELVQQGELFPDKYVEGDRFNCYDEVIVDVGRDGQFLFVDGRHRLGIAKILELEEIPVRISARHAQWQQLREPLHETPVEEVPSTVEQHIDHPDLQELIESGEKI, encoded by the coding sequence ATGCAAAAGCTCCTCCGTCGGGCACTACATGTCTACCGAAACGAGGGGCTCATTTCGACCATCGAAAAGTCGGCGCGTTTCGTTCCCCGCTACGTTCGACACGTACTCGGCACCAAGGGTCTCTACGGAAGTCCACGCTACCGAAAGCTACTTTGCTGGTGGAACTCCCGTCCCTACTCCGCCGTCGCCGACCCCTTCAAAATCGTCCGCGTCGATCCGACCGAGATCACCCACGTCACCGGTCGTGGACCGAACCCGGGACGATTCCAGTGGCAGGATCTCGGAACCGTCCAGGGTGGCGACTGGGATCAAAGCGACGAGCGCGTCGAAGACCTGCCCGTCGTCCAGGCACTCCGGCAGCGTTTCGAGGACGGCAAAGAGTGGGAGGACATCGAGTTCATCCAGCACGTCCTCGAGCAAGCAGAGCGCGGACACGTCATCTGGCGAGGCTGTGCGAGCGAGGAAGACGTGTGGGAGGCCTGTACTCGAGTCGACCGCCTCTACGAACGCATCCGGGATCAGGGATACCGAAGCAAGCAGGAACTCGTCCAGCAGGGGGAGCTGTTCCCGGACAAATACGTCGAAGGTGATCGGTTCAACTGTTACGACGAGGTCATCGTCGACGTCGGTCGCGACGGCCAATTTCTCTTCGTCGACGGTCGGCATCGGCTCGGGATCGCGAAGATACTCGAGCTCGAGGAAATTCCGGTTCGGATTTCGGCACGACACGCGCAATGGCAACAACTTCGCGAACCCCTTCACGAGACGCCGGTCGAAGAAGTTCCTTCGACAGTCGAGCAGCACATCGACCATCCGGACCTGCAAGAGCTTATAGAGTCTGGAGAGAAGATATAG